In Nitrosomonas sp. PY1, the genomic stretch CACTTAAATATTATCAAGATCAGGGCGGCGTAGAGAACTATTTAAACAGGTACAGGAACGCCAGTTATTACAGTGGTTCTCCCTGTTTTAATTTGGGCGGCAACTGCACAGATACAGCCTGGGATTTGATAAAACAAGGGCAGAACACCAGCACCAACGCGCAAAAAAGCGCCAATGATGCGTCATTACGGGGCTTGGAAATACATCAAGATGGGGCGCCCCTCGATGCCGCGCATTTACAATTACTGCAATCACGGGCAGAAACAGCAGGAGGGCAGCTGGAGGCGATTCAGTACGCCAATCAACTGGCTGCTTACCAGTCAAACCAACTTTTACAATTGCGAACCATGATGATTGCACAATTTAACGCAGAGAATGCCAAAAATCAGGCGCTTGTAGACAAAGAAGCGATAAATCAAGCTGCACATCAGGCCGCAACCAAACGGCTTAGTCCGGTTAACTTTCCAGCGGCAAAAATCTGGAATGTCAGAGACGCATTTTAACTTAAACCAAAGGACACAATTATGAAAACTAATCAAACAATCATTATTGCGATGACTGCGGTATTACTTCTAACCTTGGCTGGTTGTCAGGAACCCAAGGGATATTTGGAGCTTAAAGAACCTAAACCGGAACTTAGAGGAGACGCAATACGCTGGACTGTGAAAGGCCCAGTTGATGCATCAGGTAATCCGATTGTACTTGAAGAAGTAAAGTAGCAATTTAAGAATCCAATTAATTAGAGGACCAAGCCTGTGAATAAATCAACTCTATGTCTTTTGTTTAGTGCCTTGGGTCTGATGCTGCTCTCAACTGCTGCATTTGCTGAGTTGGCCTATATTGATCCAGTAACCAATCAAAGTGTACTTGATCAGGTTGCGCAAAAGTTTCTAATTAAAGCCAAAGGCTGGCACACCATTTTAGAGGGCGCAGCGATACGTTTGTTTTGGACGCTGGTGTTAATTTCCATGGTGTGGACGTTTGGCATGATGGCATTACGCAAAGCGGACATTGGTGATTTTTTTGCTGAATTCACCCGTTTCATCATATTCACAGGTTTTTTCTTCTGGTTATTAACCAACGCTGTATCAGGACAAAACATTGCCGGATCAATTATCGAATCCATGCAGATGTTGGGTAATAAGGCATCCGGGCTAACCGGATCAGGACACGGCAATATTATTGAGGTAGCTATCAAAATTTGGTATCTATTCCTCCAGAGTGCATCTGTCTGGAACCCCATTGACAGCCTTATTGGTTTCGTCCTTTCACTCATTATTGTAATCATTCTGACGGTCGTCGCAGTCAACATGTTATTGCTGCTGATTTCGTCATGGGTGCTTCTGTATGCGGGAATTTTCTTTTTGGGTTTCGGCGGGGCGCGTTGGACAACTGATTTCGCGATCAATTATTACAAGACAGTATTAGGCATTGGTATCCAGCTGCTGGCCATGACGTTGATTGTTGGGATTGGTGGCGATTTTCTGACTAATTATTATGGAAAAATGAGTAAAACCATCATGAACTTTGAAGAATTGGGAGTCATGTTAATTTTTGCTGTTGCCTTTTATTTCCTGGTTTCAAAGCTACCGCCCATGCTGGCCGGAATTATTACGGGTAGCAGTATTAATGCAGGAGGGGTCGGAAACTATAGCGGTGGTCAGGTAGTGGGTGCAGCAGCAGCCACGATGGCTGTTGCCAGTATGGGCGCGACTTATTTAGCGGAAGGCGCGCGTCAAATGGCTGCTGCTTCATCAACTGCTGCCGATGCGGCAAAGTCTATCAATACATCCGGCGGAACACCATTTGCTACACCGAATCCGGATGGAAGCGCACAAACTGTATCCCATGATCCGTGGGAGGTGCCTGATGATCATCTTACAAGGAAACCAAAGTGATGAATAAACTTAATGAGGAGGCTGTTATGGTTAACAAATCAATTCTTCCTGCCATCGTGCTTGTACTTATACTGGGTGGCTGTGCCAATATGAGCGAATCACAGCAAAGCACAACAAAAGGCACGGCAATGGGTACTGGCGCGGGTGCTGCGGTTGGTGCCATTATCGGTGCCATAGCAGGAGACCCGGCTCTTGGTGCAGGAATTGGTGCGGGTGTCGGCGCAGTGGGTGGCTATATCTGGTCTAATCGGATGGAAGAACAAAAAAAGAAAATGGAAGCGGCTACCGAAGGCACAAAAGTTTCTGTTACTCAAACAGCCGACAATCAATTAAAACTCAATGTTCCCAGTGATATTTCTTTTGATACCGGGCAATCCACCATAAAACCTGAGATGCATCCAGTACTCAATAGCCTGGCCGCAGGACTTAAGAGTAATTCAAACTCCCAGGCGACCATTATTGGTTATACCGATGATACCGGCAATGATTCCATTAATAACCCCTTATCGGTGAACCGTGCTGCCAGCACACGTGCGTATCTGGTTAGTCAGGGTATTGACTCCAATCGTATCAGTATTGATGGTCGGGGTGCATCAGAACCGGTGGCAGCCAACACTTCTCCTGAAAATAGGGCAAAGAATCGTCGTGTAGAGATTTTCGTGAAAGAGCCACAACAACCACAACCACAACAGCGACAACAAGAACTGCCGCAGCACCAAGAACAGCAACAATATATTCAACAACCGGCCTATTAATCCATAATGGATTTGCCACCCGATCAGCAAGAAAGAATCGTTTGCTCAATCACGGCGGCCATAAAGTATGAAATACCGGCCAATATACTTTTGGCCGTTGCGGAAAAAGAAGGGGGAAAACCGGGGCAATGGGTGAGTAACCGCAATGGAACGCATGATGTGGGTTCAATGCAATTCAATACGGCCTACCTGGGCGATTTAGCCCGATACGGGATCACATCCAATGATGTCGCACAACCCGGTTGCTATCCCTATGATCTGGCAGCTTGGCGAATACGTCTGCATATCAAGCAAGATAAAGGCGATTTGTGGACAAAAGCGGCCAATTATCATTCGCGTACTCCAAAAGTTAATGCAAAGTATCGGGCTGACTTGATGGCTAAAGCCGCTAAATGGGCGGATTGGCTGGAAAATCGTTTCATGACAGCGGACAACCAGAAAAAATAAGTTACTAACAAATTCCGTGGATAGAACTGTGAATAACCGGCCTATGTCACGCAACGATAATGTTATTTAGCCGTGCCTAAATGACAGGCAAAATCCTATGAATCCTTTGTGGGAATAGACCAGGAATGAAACAGAGAATGATCGTAATGAATGGGTTTCGAATTTTGCAAAGCCACAATGGCCAGGGATGGGAAACTGTGGGCACAATAAAGAAGGTTGAGAAGGGTATTGTGGCGGGTGTTTATAACCTGTTTTTGTCAAAAGAAGCTGAAGCAAACAATACCGTTTATGAAGGAATTATTCTTTATATAGATAAAGAAAAAGAAATTGTTTATCAAAAGGTAGATAAAGAATTTATCACACACAAACTGAAACCATTTAAAACCAAACCAACCATTGGCAAGAATGTTTCTATTCGGTACGACAATAACCAATTAAATCTAACCTTAGAAAATCATTGCCTATAGATTTCTTACAGGAGTAAGTGACATGAATAAGACAAAAAATGGGATAAATGGGATGTCGGTGGAAAACCTGAAGATCATGGACGAGATCATAGATGCGAAGCTTCAGGACGCTGAAATACCAGGCTTTCAAGCTGAATTTGATCCGATGGAAGCTGAAAGGATTGGGGCCTTTGAGGAAGATGCTCTGAGCGAGCAAGATGCACTGGATAGCGTGATAGATCAACAAGCATAGGGGTTAATGCGTGATGGAAAAAATCAAAAAGACTTTTCATGAGCAAATAGCCGAAAATTTGATTGAGCAACTAAAGAAGGGCACTGCACCTTGGCAAAAGCCGTGGCAGCCAGGAGATCCACTTCTAACATTACCGAATAACCCAACAACAGGCAAAAACTACAAGGGCATTAATGTGTTGCAATTGATGTGTCAGGGGCGCACTGATCCGCGCTGGCTGACGTACAAGCAGGCAGTAAACTTTGGCGCACAGGTTCGTAAAGGTGAAAAAAGCACACTGGTGCAGCATTGGAAATTTGCGGATGAACGCATCAAAAAAGATGACAACGGCAATCCTGTTCTGGATAGCGAGGGTAGGCAAATTAAAGAACAGGTAAAACTTGAGCGTCCGAGAGTATTTTATGCATCCGTATTCAATGCTGAACAGATTGATAACTTGCCCAAGCTTGAAATTAAAGCTCCCGATTGGGAGCCGCTGGATCGTGCCGAACAAATATTGCAACAATCCAATGCCGCCATCCATCATGGTGAAAATGATCGCGCATTTTACCGGCCATCAACGGACAGCATTCATTTGCCGCATAAGCACCAGTTTTCAGCACCGGAACACTATTACGCAACGGCACTACATGAACTGGGACATTGGAGTGGATCAGAGACACGTCTGAATCGTGATCTCTCTCATCCATTTGGAAGTGAAGGCTATGCAAAAGAAGAATTGCGCGCTGAGATTGCCAGTATGTTGCTAGGGGGAGAATTGGGCATTGGTCATGATCCAGAACAACATGCTGCTTATGTGGGTTCATGGATCAAGGTATTGGAAGAAGACCCGAAAGAGATTTTTAGAGCGGCGGCTGATGCTGAAAAAATCAAGGATTACGTACTATCATTCTCACAGCAACAGGAAATTGTTGATCAGGAGGAAATCACGATGGATCAGACCAGCCAGCAGAATAATGATGCAGACTCACGTAAATACCTATTTGTTCCTTATGCAGAAAAAGATCTGGCGAAAGCCGCTGGTGCTTGCTGGGATAACACGGCCAAAGCCTGGTATGTAGGGCCAGAAGCGGATATTCGCACCTTGCAGCGTTGGCTGCCTGAGAATGTTTCCGGACAGCAGGATCCCGCTATGTCGCCTGAAGCTGAATTTGCCGACTTACTGCGCTCTCACGGTTGCGTTGTTGACGACAATCATCCGCTAATGGATGGCAGCAAACACAGAGTCAAGGTTATCGGTGACAAGCCCGGTGAAAAATCCGGGTTTTATGTGGCACATCTGGATGGGCATCCTGCCGGATATTTCAAGAATAATCGGTCAGGGCTTGAGACACGCTGGAAGGCCAAAGGATATTCCTTAACTGACGAACAAAAAACGGTGCTTGTGACAAAGGCCGCCATCAAGCAGCAAAGTAGAAAAACCGAGCAACACGAGCAGCAATTGAAAGTTGCGGAAGCTATCAAGGAATTACTGGCAATCGCACCACTTGCAGATTCTGAGCATCCTTACCTATTGGATAAGAATGCACGGCCAGGTGATTTGAGAATCGTACCTGAGAATGCAGATGCTTTGCCCGCTGATTCTATGATTAAAATTGGTAAAGACTGGAAGGAAGCCAAGGCATTACGTGAAGAAAACCCAGGCAGCATCGTTTTAACAGCCGGTGATTTGTTGCTACCGGCAGAAGACATCAATGGACAAACCTGGACAGTGCAAACGATACAACCGGGTGGTGCCAAGTTTTTTGTAACAGGTAGCAAAAAAGAAAGCAATTTTCATGTGGTTGATAGTGAATATCGGGGGTTGGCTGCACTCGATGCTGTGACGGCGATTGTGATCGCAGAAGGTTACGCGACCGCAGATACCTTATCGCAAGCCTTAAGTTGTCCGGTTGTGGCTGCATTTGATTCGGGCAATCTGCTTAAAGTCGCTCAAGTTTTGCAAAAAAAATACCCGGAGAAACCTATTGTTATCGCCGGTGATGATGATTTAACACAGGAATCAATAAATGGCAAAAATCCAGGTAAGGAAAAAGCAATGGAAGCCGCCCAGCTGGTGAATGGCGCTGTAGTTCTTCCCATTTTTGCACCCGGTGAGCAAATGTCACAACAATTAAGTGACTTTAATGATCTGGCTAATAAAAGCGTGTTGGGTATTGAAGCAGTCAAACGTCAGGTCGGATCGGTTGTTGAAAAAGTATCTCAGCAGGCTAAACAGGACAGTTTATTGAGGTTACAAGCCCCTATTGAACCTAAGCAGCAGGAAATCAAGCAAAAACGGGCATTGATCAGGTAATATAAATCCGCTGCTATTTCTTTAGGTGACATCCCCATTGGAATATACGAAGGCACTCAAAATGATTTGTGTTATAGGTTTCAGCTTGCTATATATATCACTGAGTGCTATATTGCATTTAAGGCAGATACAGGATGACAATATACAAGACACGATGGTTTGCTCGTTGGGCAAACAAACAAGGATTGACCTCGCCCAGTCTTTGCGCAGCTGTGCGCGAGATGACTGAGGGACTGTATGACGCCGACCTCGGCAACGGGCTGCTGAAAAAACGAATTGCGCGACCAGGGCAAGGAAAGAGAAGCGGCTTTCGCACATTGGTCGCCACCAACAAAGGAAACTGTTGGATATTCTTATTTGGCTTCCCAAAGAACGAACGTAGCAACATCGACAAAGATGAAGAAGTAGCGCTAAAGCTGTTGGCTGCTCACCTGCTATCACTGACAGCGCATGCGCTCGATAAAGCACAACATGCGGGAGAATTAATGGAGGTTAATTGCGATGCGCAAGACTAAATCAACCATTCTTGAGGCTGTACATGACACGGCCAAGGGTTTACACAAAGCCGGCGTGCTGGATCAAGTTACGCTGCGTGAATTCGATCGATTGTGCTTGCCGCCTATTGAACCGTTGGGACCGGAGCAGATAAAACAAATTCGCGAAGCCACACGAGTCAGTCAGGCGGTGTTTGCTGCCATACTAAACACAAGTGTTTCGACAGTACAAAAATGGGAAATCGGACAGAAACGGCCAACTGGTACCGCTCTTAAGTTGCTACATCTTGTGCAAAAGCGCGGTCTGGAAGCTGTCGTCTGATCGGTTTAATTTCCTTCTCTTGCAGCAATCTATGTACTTACGCAGCAGGGACACCGATGTGCGGTGGTATTGAATACCAGGATCAGAAGATTTATTTCCCGCAGCCAGGGGCGTGTTTACCTGTGCGGCTACGAGATGGTAATGTTACCTGGGTAACGTGGGGCAGACGCAAGGATGAAGCCACCGGTAAATTTCCGAATGGCGGCTGGGCACTATTAGATATTTATCTTTGACGTACATCGTCAATATGGTGTAAATTGACAATCAATGATTATTGATTATTACGATAAGAAAACAGAAGCCTTTGCGGCAGGGAAGTTTGTTAAGGCTTTTCAAGGCTTCGAACAGCAGGCTGAAAGACGACTGGCCGTCCTGGATGCGGCAACTTGCCTCAATGATCTTAAACAATTAGCTAGTAACCGCCTTGAAGCTCTCGGTGGTGACCGGCAGGGGCAATTTAGTATCCGAGTTAACATACAATGGCGTATTTGTTTTAAATGGCCGGATGGATCACCAGGGCCAAGTCGTGTTGAGATAACGGACTACCATTAAGAGAAGGAGCAAAAATATGTTGAAACGTGCAGCCCATCCGGGAGTAATTCTTAAAGAAGAACTGGCAGAAACA encodes the following:
- the trbJ gene encoding P-type conjugative transfer protein TrbJ; protein product: MINRRNLTALWIAILFVMGSAGHSSNIRAGGMAVIDMANIKQTSITAYENVEMRLKQIDQYRTQLQQYENMLRNTVAPAAYVWAKAEYTMNRLVQASNTLKYYQDQGGVENYLNRYRNASYYSGSPCFNLGGNCTDTAWDLIKQGQNTSTNAQKSANDASLRGLEIHQDGAPLDAAHLQLLQSRAETAGGQLEAIQYANQLAAYQSNQLLQLRTMMIAQFNAENAKNQALVDKEAINQAAHQAATKRLSPVNFPAAKIWNVRDAF
- a CDS encoding zincin-like metallopeptidase domain-containing protein, with product MEKIKKTFHEQIAENLIEQLKKGTAPWQKPWQPGDPLLTLPNNPTTGKNYKGINVLQLMCQGRTDPRWLTYKQAVNFGAQVRKGEKSTLVQHWKFADERIKKDDNGNPVLDSEGRQIKEQVKLERPRVFYASVFNAEQIDNLPKLEIKAPDWEPLDRAEQILQQSNAAIHHGENDRAFYRPSTDSIHLPHKHQFSAPEHYYATALHELGHWSGSETRLNRDLSHPFGSEGYAKEELRAEIASMLLGGELGIGHDPEQHAAYVGSWIKVLEEDPKEIFRAAADAEKIKDYVLSFSQQQEIVDQEEITMDQTSQQNNDADSRKYLFVPYAEKDLAKAAGACWDNTAKAWYVGPEADIRTLQRWLPENVSGQQDPAMSPEAEFADLLRSHGCVVDDNHPLMDGSKHRVKVIGDKPGEKSGFYVAHLDGHPAGYFKNNRSGLETRWKAKGYSLTDEQKTVLVTKAAIKQQSRKTEQHEQQLKVAEAIKELLAIAPLADSEHPYLLDKNARPGDLRIVPENADALPADSMIKIGKDWKEAKALREENPGSIVLTAGDLLLPAEDINGQTWTVQTIQPGGAKFFVTGSKKESNFHVVDSEYRGLAALDAVTAIVIAEGYATADTLSQALSCPVVAAFDSGNLLKVAQVLQKKYPEKPIVIAGDDDLTQESINGKNPGKEKAMEAAQLVNGAVVLPIFAPGEQMSQQLSDFNDLANKSVLGIEAVKRQVGSVVEKVSQQAKQDSLLRLQAPIEPKQQEIKQKRALIR
- the trbL gene encoding P-type conjugative transfer protein TrbL, with translation MNKSTLCLLFSALGLMLLSTAAFAELAYIDPVTNQSVLDQVAQKFLIKAKGWHTILEGAAIRLFWTLVLISMVWTFGMMALRKADIGDFFAEFTRFIIFTGFFFWLLTNAVSGQNIAGSIIESMQMLGNKASGLTGSGHGNIIEVAIKIWYLFLQSASVWNPIDSLIGFVLSLIIVIILTVVAVNMLLLLISSWVLLYAGIFFLGFGGARWTTDFAINYYKTVLGIGIQLLAMTLIVGIGGDFLTNYYGKMSKTIMNFEELGVMLIFAVAFYFLVSKLPPMLAGIITGSSINAGGVGNYSGGQVVGAAAATMAVASMGATYLAEGARQMAAASSTAADAAKSINTSGGTPFATPNPDGSAQTVSHDPWEVPDDHLTRKPK
- a CDS encoding KfrB domain-containing protein, which encodes MIVMNGFRILQSHNGQGWETVGTIKKVEKGIVAGVYNLFLSKEAEANNTVYEGIILYIDKEKEIVYQKVDKEFITHKLKPFKTKPTIGKNVSIRYDNNQLNLTLENHCL
- a CDS encoding type II toxin-antitoxin system RelE/ParE family toxin, which translates into the protein MIIDYYDKKTEAFAAGKFVKAFQGFEQQAERRLAVLDAATCLNDLKQLASNRLEALGGDRQGQFSIRVNIQWRICFKWPDGSPGPSRVEITDYH
- a CDS encoding type II toxin-antitoxin system RelE/ParE family toxin; the protein is MTIYKTRWFARWANKQGLTSPSLCAAVREMTEGLYDADLGNGLLKKRIARPGQGKRSGFRTLVATNKGNCWIFLFGFPKNERSNIDKDEEVALKLLAAHLLSLTAHALDKAQHAGELMEVNCDAQD
- a CDS encoding transglycosylase SLT domain-containing protein, translated to MDLPPDQQERIVCSITAAIKYEIPANILLAVAEKEGGKPGQWVSNRNGTHDVGSMQFNTAYLGDLARYGITSNDVAQPGCYPYDLAAWRIRLHIKQDKGDLWTKAANYHSRTPKVNAKYRADLMAKAAKWADWLENRFMTADNQKK
- a CDS encoding OmpA family protein, whose protein sequence is MVNKSILPAIVLVLILGGCANMSESQQSTTKGTAMGTGAGAAVGAIIGAIAGDPALGAGIGAGVGAVGGYIWSNRMEEQKKKMEAATEGTKVSVTQTADNQLKLNVPSDISFDTGQSTIKPEMHPVLNSLAAGLKSNSNSQATIIGYTDDTGNDSINNPLSVNRAASTRAYLVSQGIDSNRISIDGRGASEPVAANTSPENRAKNRRVEIFVKEPQQPQPQQRQQELPQHQEQQQYIQQPAY
- a CDS encoding DNA-binding transcriptional regulator, which codes for MRKTKSTILEAVHDTAKGLHKAGVLDQVTLREFDRLCLPPIEPLGPEQIKQIREATRVSQAVFAAILNTSVSTVQKWEIGQKRPTGTALKLLHLVQKRGLEAVV